The DNA segment GAGCCGCCCGTCCGCCTGCATCCGCACCATGGCCACGTCGGCCGGGTTCCCCacggccgcgccgacgccgccggagaAGAGCCCCGCCGCGACCTTCCGGTGCAGCGGcagcgggccgccgccgccgccgtcgtcacgcTCCCACCTCCTCTTGAGCGTGTCGTACAGCCCCATGCAGGTCGTGGAGTAGAGCGTCTGCCGCAGCATGGTCGCCGACACGCCGGAGAGCAGCCCGGTTGGCCCCTCCGCGCGGAGGATCTGCGCGCACACGGCGATCGGCCCGGGCCtacgcggcggctgctgctgcagcaggtggtggtgcgcgccgccgccggggaacgCGAGCGCTGGGGCAGGGGGCCCCTCGCCGTGAAGCTGCATCCGGACCTTGATGAGATCGAGCGGGTGGGTGCAGCTGCCGGCCACGACgcaggcggcgccgccctccacgAACCCCTTCAGCCCCATGCCTTCCGCGCCAGCGCCTTGGGTGCGAAtgggggaggagacggcggaggtGGACGGCctggcggcgggggcggagaggaggagaagggaggggaggcgaggcggccgcgcggcgcgggcgggtgGGGTGGTGTGGGGGGCTAGATTCACGGGCCTTGCCGTATAAAGTTTGCAAGGACAAAAGTGGATGCTCGAAGCTTGAAACCCTAGTTGAAAACATGTCCAATTGTCCATGCCAGCCTAGAAGGCctctttttttattctctcttGATTCATATGttcaatttgaaattttgaatgctcAACGTTTCGTTCCTGCAAATCGTTTTACACGCGTATATTTTCTAAACcatgtttttctatatatatatatatatatatatatatatatatgttgcttaaaaatcatactaatttattttccaaatttaaaataattaatatttaattaatcaatcatgcGTTAACCGTTCACTTTACGCATCTTCTTAATCTTCTTATTT comes from the Oryza glaberrima chromosome 9, OglaRS2, whole genome shotgun sequence genome and includes:
- the LOC127784744 gene encoding mitochondrial uncoupling protein 5-like, giving the protein MDNWTCFQLGFQASSIHFCPCKLYTARPVNLAPHTTPPARAARPPRLPSLLLLSAPAARPSTSAVSSPIRTQGAGAEGMGLKGFVEGGAACVVAGSCTHPLDLIKVRMQLHGEGPPAPALAFPGGGAHHHLLQQQPPRRPGPIAVCAQILRAEGPTGLLSGVSATMLRQTLYSTTCMGLYDTLKRRWERDDGGGGGPLPLHRKVAAGLFSGGVGAAVGNPADVAMVRMQADGRLPAAQRRNYRSVADAIVRMARDEGVCSLWRGSPLTVKRAMIVAASQLATYDQAKEAILARRGQGADGLATHVAAGLAAGLVAASASTPVDVVKTRVMNMKVVAGAPPPYSGALDCLIKTVRSEGAMALYKGFVPTVTRQGPFTIVLFVTLEQVRKLLKGVDF